The Ovis aries strain OAR_USU_Benz2616 breed Rambouillet chromosome 2, ARS-UI_Ramb_v3.0, whole genome shotgun sequence nucleotide sequence AGAAAGGTTAAGATGATGGATGGAGACCTGAGCTCAACTTGACATGACTCTTTCTGATGAAGATGCCCCGTCATCTTTGGAAACTCACCTGGGGTCATTTCAGAAGACTCTGAATTCTGCTTTAGCCACCAAATTTGTTGAATTCACTCAGCCAATACATGTCTGTAGTAATAAGCACGTAGATATAAAAGAAATCAAGTGCAGGGGTATCAATCCATAAGCGATGACCTCCGTGatgttatttattctttatttatttaggtaatggaatattttatctcatcatatttatattttcatataaaaatgtgtatgtttacattgtattaaaatttagaagatatatttctctattttattaaaattgttatttggtttatttattaaatagttaTCAAGATAAAtttcttgagtttttattttgaaaacctaaatccttattttgtcttcaaataCCTATCACAAAATGGTATTTGTTCACTTTATACGGTGCAGCAGTTCTATCACTTTCTAACAAATGTCTGTCAAAAGGTGGAATTCTGAGACTCTTCTGTGGTGCAGTTCTTAGGACTCTGAGTTTTTCCTCCAGGGagcctggttgaggaactaagatcctataagctgTGGAGGGTGCCCAAAAGAAAAAAGGTAGAAAGGAGATTATGAATTGTAGAAAATGGCTAGTCTCCATGTCACAGGCATAACTAATTTGTACCCACTCGTTAAAGACTGGTTGATGTAGGTATCTGAGGGAAGCAGTCACCCCCTGCGGGAAAGCTGAGGACACGCCCTGCTGACTGGCTGCTCCTGACTCCTGTTGCTCTCTCTCCCGCCTTCTCCTCAGGACTGCCTTACTGAGCAATTCACTCCCTTCCACAGTAACTTCACTGCCTCCACACAAGAGCTCTGTTCTGTGCTGGTTTCTAGCTGCATGGTGTAGTCAGAGTGGAAGCCCCAGGAAGAGAGCCCAAGTGAGAGGAGAGTTCTAGAAATTCCAAAAcctctgaatcccagctctgctatttACCAACACTGTAACCGTGAAAAGTCTCACAAACACAACaggtcagtttcctcatctttaatatGGGGACAGCAAGAGTGGTTTTCATACAATTACTGTTTGGATTCAATGAGTCCAAATCACACAAGAGGCATCAAGCGCTCCTGGCAGAAATCATCAGGACAGTGAGAATCACTggcgatgggggagcctggtgggctgccgtctacggggtcgcacagagtcggacacaactgaagtgacttagcagcagcagcagcagcacatacatCATGGGAGGTCAATCTGCATATGTGGAGTCTAGGATCCTGGAGTAGGGTGAGGAAGGGGGAGTAAGTTTTCTATACTTGGCCACTCCTGAGAAAAGAGTCTTCCTAAACTGTTCAAATGGAGGCAAGAAGACCAAGGCAAGCTGGGGAATGCAGAGACAGCTAAGAGATGTGAGAACCAGTAGCTGCCATGATCAATATGACTCTAAAGAAGTAAAAGGGTTTCTTaagcttatttatatatattaaacacaCATGTCATCgctaaacttttaaataattcatacaaAGGAATGCCTACCCTTGACTTCTAGGAGGATTCACTGTAATCCTATACCGTTAACAATTTAATGGGTATCCTTCTGGACATTTTCATATGTAGTTAACAAATCTATACATATGGACATACTAATGTATaccatataaatatacatttatatccaTTTGTCATATACTTcagtttctcatttatttatcagttcagttcagttgctcagtcgtgtccgactctttgcaatcccatgaatcgcagcatgccaggcctccctgtccatcaccaactctgggagttcactcaaacccatgtccatcgagccagtgatgccatctagccatctcaccctctgtcatccccttctcctcctgcccccaatccctcctagcatcagagtcttttccaatgagtcgactcttcgcatgaggtggccaaagtactagagtttcagcttcagcatcattccctccaaagaaattccagggctgatctccttcagaatggactggttggatcttcttgcagtccaagggactctcaagagtcttctccaacaccacagttcaaaagcacaaattcttcagccctcagccttcttcacagtccaactctcacattcatacatgatcccaggaaaaaccatagccttgactagatggacctttgttggccaagttatgtctctgcttttcaatatgctgtctaggttggtcataactttccttccaaggcgtaagcatcttttaatttcatggctgcagtcaccatctgcagtgattttggagcccctcaaaaataaagtctgacactgtttccactgtttcccatctatttcccatgaagtgatgggaccagatgccatgatcttcattctctgaatgctgagctttaagccaatattttcactctcctctttcactttcatcaagaggcttttgagttcctcttcaccttctgccataagggtggtgtcatctgcatatctgaggttattgatgtttctcctggcaatcttgattccagcttgtgcttcttccagcccagcgtttctcatgatgttctctgcatataagtcaaatgagcagggtgacaatatacagccttgacgcactccttttcctatttggaaccagtctgttgtttcatgtccagttcttactgttacttcctgacgtgcatatatgtttctcaagaggcaggtccctTGCAAATAGATCTCTGAGATTTTTCTtcattagcagcagcagtacataaaAATGGATTGCTAGTTATAAATTGCTGCCTTATGTGTTAACTGCAAAACTAAGATAATCATAATAACTTGTCTTGAAAGTGTGGTAAGATTGCCTTAATTTATAGCACATGCTCAGAATGGTACCAGACACTTCCCAAGTGCTCCTTACATATTAACTGTTTTATTTGAACCTGGTTAGAAGATTATTTCCTGAGGTTCTGGATCTGTGGTCAGGAAGATGAAGCAGTTCCCAGAGAGCTGTTCAGAGACACATTCCTGCAGCTCACCCACCCCCGAGTGAGAAGAGAAATAGCCATTCACTGGGATGACGAGGCCAAGAAGGTTGCAACAATACCCAGAGTTCTAGACAGAAACATTCCTGTGTGGCACACAGGCCAGCTGTCCACAAGactcacccccaccctcactggATTCTTGGTCCTCCTAGAGTTTAGGACCTCAGAGAATCAGTCAGGAAGACAGCATCTGGCAGGcagtcaggaggatcctctgctCTGAGCACTCAACTCAGCCAGGAGGCCAGGCCAGAGGGGATTCCCAGGCTGGATCCTGACATCCCTTTTGGCAGCTTGCATTTAGTTTCCTTTTCACTTGTTGCATCAACTTCCTTGCTATTTTTGCCTTCTGGGGTTCATGACGCAATCTCTGAGGATGTAAAAAACACAAGTCACTTGTTGGTTTTGAGTATGTAGATGGCTTTGCTTTGGGCTGTTTCACTTTAAGGGAGATTCAGAAACTGCCTCAGAGACAGGAAACTAACCCAGCATCCACACAGTGGGACTTGCTCACATGTCAGCAGAGGGCGGCCTCTGAGGCTtgttcagcagctgcagccaaTGTGTTGTCCCTTTTAACCGTTTTCTCAACCTTGGGTTAGCCTGACTCACTGCACCCCTGATAGTGATTCTGAGAATTAAAGTCCAGCTCAGAGAACGGCCTGGGATCTGAAGTAAATGCAGCCTTGATGCAGATGGGCATGTTCTGAAAGGGCCAATTTCAGTGTCCCGCAGCAGTGGGTCCTGGCAGCAAACAGTGAAAACAAGGCCTGCGCTGTTCCTGCCTGTTCCTGGGCCATCGACCCTCTGATGGGAGCATTCTGAGAGTGACAGGGGTGCAGAGTGTGGGATCTTCTGGTTGGGTATGTAATGGAGGTGTTAGGAGAGCTAGGCAAAGAGGCCTTCAGCCAAGGTCCTAGTTCCAGCTGCATCCTGAAGTGAGCTAGAAAAAAACTACATGAGTCAATCCAAGACTTTTGACAAGATGTCCAGGGTGTGAGAAAGGGCAAGAGAGAAGACTGCAACCAGGAGCACTTAGATGCTCTGCACATTGTCCCTCTCCATACCAGGTGGGAGGCCTGAGAAGGGGCTCTGGGCCCACCAGCTCTTGGCTGTGAGCACAGGGCAGCCCCAGCCTGGATGGATTCAGCCTCAGGTGCTGAGAGAGGTTGAAAGAGAGGCCGCAGCTCGAAGGTGGGAAGACACGCTCTAAATTGGCAGCATTTGCTTCTTTTGTTCATGAAGTGGTTAAGAAACATTTGCTAAATACTTGCTCACTAAATGACAGACAGTGTGAGTCTCAGTAGCAGGCGACCTTGGCAGTCTCCTATTGTAGACTCTGTATTCCCTTCTCACGGATGCTGACCACCTCATCACATGCTTACATGTCTTTTGCTCACTCAGAAGAAGAATTcgttgggcaagttgcttaatccTTATTGATgatcaagagggaaaaaaagacaatctcAATGTAACAGAGAAACCTTTGATTCTTCATTAGTTTCTGGCCATCTAATCTGAATCAAATTTCAATTCTACACTTGTCCTTAGAGGCCAAAAGGCAAGGTAATTGGGCCTGTCAATGCTATATTCAAAAGGATTAAagtctaggacttccctggcgggccagtggttaagaactcacctgccagtgcaggggacctgggtcccAGCCCCGCTCAGGGAGGATGACATGTGCTGAGAGGTCCCTgcgcctgtgccccacaactactgagctgggccctggagtctgtgctctgcagcaggagagagCTCTGCAGGGAGAAGCCCGAGCAGCTGAGCTAGAGAGCAGCCACGCTTGctccaactggagaaagcccgcctGCTGCCACAAAGAGCCAGTCCAGTCATaaactattattaaaaattaccCAGTCTACACTTTATGAAGAGCTCCTAAtgcctctccctccccccaccccgccccctcccacacacactctGGTTGTAGCAACTTTttatttagtttcttatttttggttctgagacttgtgggatcttagttctctgaccagggatggaactcgggcCTCCTGCCCTGAAAGCATAGAGTCCCAACCCCTagatctccagggaattcccagatctCCTTCATCTTTTACctaatgttctttttctcttctgggatGTCATTTAGGATGCCCCGTTACCTGTAATTGCCACGTCTTCTTAGGCCCCTCTGGCTATGACAGTTTCTCAGTAGTAGACACTTTATGTTATTGTCAATGGTATCATTTGTAAATGTCATTTTCCAACTTTTAATTGCTCATATAAAAAAAGTGGTTGATTTTTAATGTTAGTCTTGTTTTCGTACCGCTCCCTCCAGCTTGAGCTGTGTTCGTCACCACGGAGCGACAACCCCATGTGGCCAGCTGAGCGCTTGACTAGTCCAGCCTGAGCTGTACTATGACTAACAGCGTGTACTCTATTTTGAAGGCactatgaaaaagaagaatgtaacTATCTCACTACTAATTTTGTATTGGTTtatgttgaaatgataacatttagaaatattgttaagtaaaatatactgttaaaattatcttttttctgtTGACTCTTTTGATGTGGCctccagaaaattttaaattgcacgTTCATATAAATAGAAgtggtcttttaatttcctagctgcagccaccatctgcactgattttggagcccaagcaaagaaagtctgtcactgtttccattgtttccccactattaccatgaagtgataatgagtttgaacaaactccgggaggtactgaaggacagggaagcctggcattctgcattccatggggttgcaaaaagtcagacccgacttagcgactgaaaaacaacaaggttGATAACGTTATGTGATGTCTTGCTCCTTACGGCTAAGGCCTCCAAAACAATTCAGAACAACTTAGTTTAACaacattctattttgttttttatatacattattttttccttttatttaaatatatttagttaagtgaatgataattgctttacaatattgtgttggattctgccatacagcaacatgaatcagccacaggtatacatatctcccctccctctggaacctctcccacccctctaggaacATCACTCTATTGTAGATAGAAAAAAATAGGTGCCTTTGTTAAAATCATAAACTGCAAGTATTAATGCTTGGTAATAGCAGATTTGAGAATGAAACCTAAttcttatgaaaaagaaaactcttacAAACAAGCCCCCCTCTCCACAAATCTcataatatgaaaagaaaaaaagaaaaatcttttgaaatgAACGAATCCCGTAATAATCAAGTTGAAAAGATGtggcttatatttttctttaacattcagCAATTCATTGAAACTTTGCAAACATTAGAAATTCTCAGTTTCTATATCTTTTTTCTCCAtggtatatataaattaaaatagcaaGGAGCTTAAAGAAAAAGAGTTTTAGAGGCAACTAATAATTCAAATGACATTGGAAAACTGAAAGGGAGACCTGAAAGTGGGAAATTCCTCTCAAATAGTAAGAATGGAGGGCCACCCTGTATAAGTAGCCCACACTCAAGGAGGAAGGACATTCACTCTGCAAACTCTTGAAGACTCAGCTTCAGCACCTACTAGCAGAACAGGCAGCCCTGAGCCTGATTTCACCATGACCTACCAGTGCCTCCTCCAGATGGTTCTCCTGCTGTGTCTCTCCACCACAGCTCTTTGCAGGAGCTACAGCTTGCTTCGATTCCAACAAGGGCGGAGCCTTGAGGTGTGCCAGAACCTCCTGTGGCAGTTACCTTCAACTCCTCAACATTGCCTCGAGTTCAGGATGGACTTCCAGGTCCCCGAGGAGATGAAGCAAGCACAGCAGTTCCGGAAGGAAGATGCCGTATTGGTCATGTATGAGATGCTCCAGCACATCTTCAATATTCTCAccagagacttctccagcactggCTGGTCTGAGACCATCATTGAGCACCTCCGTGAGGAACTCTATGGGCAGATGAATCGTCTGGAGCCAATCCAGAAGGAAATAATGCAGAAGCAAAACTCCACTATGGGAGACACGACCGATCTTCACCTGCGGAAATATTACTTCAACCTCGGGCAGTACCTGAAGGCCAAGGAGCACAACAGGTGTGCCTGGACAGTCGTGCAAGTGCAATTGCTCAGGAacttttctttcctgaagagcCTAACAGGTTACCTCCGGGACTGAACATCTCCCACCTGTGGCTCTGGGAAGGGACAATGTGACTTTGAGGTGAGACTCTTCAGCAGCCGAGGCTCTTGAAGTAACTGACACGCAAGGCACTGATTTCAATGGACAGTTAAAGACtaacctatttttaaattgatttatgcactatttatttatttaaacttttatatgagaaataaattatttatgaaacaaaagtCAATGTGGCAGTTTCAATGTCAACTTGATTTTCGTGACAACACAGATTAAAAATTGCAGAGCACCTTGGAGACATTCATTGCAAAACAAGCCTGCAGAGTAGTCGAGTTTCTGGCCCCTGCCTTTCAGGAATTTAAACTACAAGGAAGCTGTGTGGGATGTCCGAGTTATATGCACGCTCTCCATGTATCCATACAGTCTACATGCTCTTGTCTTGTTCACTCGTTTAAATATACCATATAGCTCATGCCGGAGGGCCTCTCTATATGATGTGAgggtttcttcctctcttttttttttccactggggTAAACTGTACACCACCTTATATTTGAGAGTCTTACAAAATAAGTCTTCTTTAAACCAATACAATTTGGGGAAATTTTACTCTATTTATCAAATTcttagtaaaataaatgaaaaattctgaCCTTCTAAATGTCCTCAGTTGCTCGTACACTCCAACCCTTATTTCCAACAACGTAATCCTCAGAAAGAGGTTTCAGGAACATGAGTCGAAAATTACTTAAGACTGTCTTGGGGGTCATTAGAAATTGTCAAACATGCTAAttcactcaattaaaaataagagaaaagtcaTCTTGAAAATATTAAGTTTACATTCATGAAAGATAGAAAAGTAAAACGATATTAAATACTTGTTTTAGTACAcagaaaatatagtttaaataaaGTTGAATAAAATGCTActgttatatattaaatatattttaatattctatgcttaatatttaaaataccttccataaatttattataaaattggaAACGtgagatatttcttttaaataagtatataattcaatataaaattaattcaaaaaataaagtgctgtgcttttaaaaatattactagtTTTCCGCTATTCAATACTTACTTCCCAACTTCAAGGCCGAATCCTTGAAAGACCCTGAAAATTCCAGAGCATTCCAGGGGCGCACACTTCTTTGGTCCCTGACCCAGGTGGTGGCCGCGTTCCTCCTCAGCCCCAGAAAGTCCCCCAAACCGTCCCATGCTTATCTGTCTCCTGGCCACCGCTGACTTCTCCTCTGGCTGCGACGCGCTCCCAGGGTCCCATGGCCAGTCCCATCGCCTTGGCTGTTTCTCACGTTGTCCAAAATGGCTCTAAGCCTATAGCCTCACTGACTCCCCCTGGCTCCGCCTGGTGCTCAAGGTCCTCCCATCGTCCCATCTCTCACAGTCTCACCCCCACCGCCGGGTTTAACTCTGTCCACACCGCGGTGCCACCGCCCCAAGCCGATTGTCTCATCACCTGTGCTCGCTTTCACTTTGTCCGCGAAGCCGTCCCGTCAACTCGAAGCCAAAAGCCTCAGCGCTGCCACCGTGTTTCATTGTGTGCCCAGCGCCTTTCCATCCTGCCGCAGCGAATAGTCTCGTCGCCATTCCAGGGTCCCCTGTGTGGACCACACCCATCCATCGTCCGGTGGTCTCATCCCTCCGCAGGGTTTAACTTTGTCTCAGAGCTGTCCATAGTCCCACCACCAGCAGTTTTTCGCCACCGTCCGGTTTCACTTTGTCCGCCGCGGACTCCTCGTCTCAGAGCCAAGCAGGGCTCCCCTGTGTGAGAAACGCCCGCCCATCGCCCCACAGCCAATAGTCTGCGATGTTCTGACAAGGTCTCATCGCCTATAGGCAACGTCCCAAAGCCAATAGTCTCAAAGCTGTCTGTCTCAACCCCCACGCTGGCTTTCATTTTGTCCGGAACTGCTATGTATCCGCTGAAAACCAAGACTCCTTGCCACCGCCGACTTCCCCTTTTTGCCCAACGACCTCCCATGGTCCCAGCGCCTATAGGCTCATCGGCAAAGCGGTGTTTCAATTCAACCCCAAGGACATCGCCCAAGGTCTCATCCCACCGCCCTATTTCACTTTGTCCATAACGCCCTCCCATCGTGCCATAGGGAAGAGTCTCCTGGCCAGCGCCAGGCTCCCCTAAGTGACCAACGCCCTCGCATAGTTCCCATAACAAATGGCTCATCGCCGATGCTGCCTTTCACTTTGTCCGCAGCGCCGTCCACTCTTCTCAGAGCCACCACCACTTTCCCCTTTATGCCCAACGTCCGCCCGTGGTCCCATCGCCTGTAGGCTCACGGCCGCCGCCGGTTTCCCCTTTGTGCACCACATCGCTGTCCTGCCTTCCCATCGCCAAGAATCCCATCTCCCCCGCGGTGGTTCACTTTTCCTCAGAGCTGCCCGGTACTCAGATCACCCTAGGCCTCATCCCCACCGCCGGGTTTAAATTTCACCTCAACTCTTGACACTGTCCCATAGCAAATGGGCTCATCGCCACCGCCGGGTATCGCCCCATAGCCGATATTGTCATTGCGGCCcctgtgtttcattttgttccGAACTCCCTCCCATAGTCCCACAGCGAATAGTCTCGGCTCCACCGCGGGATTCGACCGTCCATCCTGGCCCCTACTCCGCCCCCCAGTCGTGGTAAAGCCAATAGTCTCATCGCGGCCACTGTGTTCCCGTTTGTGCCAAACGCTCTCCATCATCCCACAGCAGAGCGCCTCCTAGCCACCGCGGGATTCGACCGTGTGGGCAACGCCCCAGCAGGTCCCACAGCGAATAGTCTCTGAGCCGCCGCGCTCCGTGTGCGCAACGCCCACTGCCCCGTGTTTCACCTTGTGCACGACCCCCTCCCATCCTTCCATAGCTTATCCTCTTTAAACCAACGCGGGATTCATGCGTGATCGCCacgctcccctcccatcccccatcaACGCGGCACAGCTGGTTGTCTCCTCCCGGATACCGTGTTTCACTAGGTCAGCAACGGCCCATATGAGTTGGCAGCCAGTAGTGTCTTGCTCACCCTCTAGTATCACTTTAGGGCTCAGCGCTGTCCATCCTCACATCGCCAATAATCCCATCACCCCTGCGGGTCCCTTTCTCTGAGCTGCGGGTTCCGGAAGTGAGCCCCAATCTGTAAATCAGCCTCATCTCGCTCAGAAACCCCACCTTGGGGGTTCTTTTCCTCTAACACGGCCAGTTCGAGTTGACATGTGGAAGAAAGCCCACtactcaggggatctttctgaaaaGGCAATATTCTCTCTCCCTACTCAGGACAGCGGAAACCAGGCTTTTTCCACGTAAGAGCTAATGATATGCGCACCCTTGAATCAGTGCTCCTATTAAAAGCTCTGTGGAACCTTTGCGTCTTGTCTCTCCAGCAGCCCCACGAGAGTCAACTGTAAACTCTCCTACGACTGCGATTCGAAAGCAAAAACGATGGATCCACAGCGTGCGCGCTCTCGCGGTCGCCTGGAGAAGCAGGCGGTCTGCGGGTCCATCTCAGCGCTCTTTCTCACCGTTCGCGGTGCTCGCGCGCCCCCTGCCGGCCGTCTGCAGAAGCACTGACATTCTCTATGGCCCACATCCACTTGCTGGTGGAAGGAGCTGCTGCATCCCTGCTTGCTCTCTTCGCTGGAACGAGCCTGGCATCCACCGCCAGAAACACAAGGATATCTTCAAACACCTGAAATAGATGCAAAGGATCCGCTCTCAGTCGCGCCTAAAGGACAAAGCCGACTTCAGATTTCCTTGGAAAAGAGAGATGATCACTCCAGTGCAGATGACTCAGGGCCCCTGCAACCACTATCTGATGCTCCAGCAGAGCTTTCAACTCTTCACCGCGGAGGACAGCCGTGCTACCCTGAAGCCAGGATCAGAGCCTGAAACAACTGGAGCCGATGGAAGGAGACAGTCTGTGCTGTTCTCATTGGGACTTCCTGCCCGGAAGTATTTCCAGG carries:
- the LOC114112840 gene encoding interferon beta-2-like, with translation MTYQCLLQMVLLLCLSTTALCRSYSLLRFQQGRSLEVCQNLLWQLPSTPQHCLEFRMDFQVPEEMKQAQQFRKEDAVLVMYEMLQHIFNILTRDFSSTGWSETIIEHLREELYGQMNRLEPIQKEIMQKQNSTMGDTTDLHLRKYYFNLGQYLKAKEHNRCAWTVVQVQLLRNFSFLKSLTGYLRD